From Paraburkholderia hayleyella, a single genomic window includes:
- a CDS encoding efflux transporter outer membrane subunit: MRITQGFQGFGRGCGGGWPGWGHVLLACILAGLAGCVTSGREAVPAVPLPLQWSGVAHAPEAAPTLAMAASSLPPPAAPSSPSAPAVASTTDAWWQSFGDPVLDQLISRVLVVNNDLAAAGIRTYRARLQAGLVDTNLTPTVSVSANGQVARTLDTHRMSRGNSLNASLSYELDLWGKLAAQRDAAAWEVQASDEDRDAARLALIGTTASVYWQLGYLNRQIALNEANIVAAERTLALVQSRYAAGAVSGLDLAQAEQSVSSQRAAQTQFLQQREENRNALAILFDQPPQFRMDEPRTLPLGPLPVVPAGLPAELLGRRPDLQAAEFRLRVALANVDATRRSFYPSFTLTGNLGTSSDSLVRALQNPVATLGLGLALPLIQWNTMQLNVKVSQSQYDEAVLLFRQRLYGALAEVENALSARQQLDDEAQQRALALAQAMRAETLAQMRFRAGATGVQPWIDMQQSVREAQAAQLSNQLNRLNNRMNLYKALGGGQG; the protein is encoded by the coding sequence ATGCGGATTACTCAAGGTTTTCAAGGTTTTGGCAGAGGATGCGGCGGCGGGTGGCCTGGATGGGGCCATGTCCTGCTGGCCTGCATCCTGGCCGGGCTCGCGGGCTGCGTCACGTCGGGGCGCGAGGCGGTGCCCGCCGTGCCCCTGCCGCTGCAGTGGTCGGGTGTGGCCCATGCGCCTGAAGCGGCCCCCACGCTGGCCATGGCAGCCTCATCCTTGCCGCCGCCGGCTGCTCCTTCATCTCCATCCGCGCCAGCCGTGGCATCGACGACGGATGCATGGTGGCAAAGCTTCGGCGACCCCGTGCTCGACCAGCTTATTAGCCGTGTGCTGGTGGTCAATAACGATCTGGCTGCGGCGGGTATCCGGACGTATCGGGCCCGTTTGCAGGCTGGGCTGGTCGATACCAACCTGACGCCTACGGTGAGTGTAAGTGCCAATGGCCAGGTGGCGCGCACGCTGGATACGCACCGCATGAGCCGTGGCAACAGCCTGAATGCCTCGCTGAGTTATGAGCTGGATCTCTGGGGCAAGCTTGCGGCGCAACGTGATGCGGCGGCCTGGGAGGTCCAGGCCAGCGACGAAGACCGCGATGCGGCACGGCTTGCGCTGATTGGCACGACTGCATCGGTGTACTGGCAACTGGGCTATCTGAACCGCCAGATTGCGTTGAATGAAGCCAATATCGTCGCGGCTGAACGCACCCTCGCGCTGGTGCAAAGCCGTTATGCCGCGGGTGCGGTATCGGGCCTTGATCTGGCGCAAGCCGAGCAAAGTGTTTCCAGCCAGCGCGCCGCGCAAACCCAGTTTTTGCAACAGCGCGAGGAAAACCGCAATGCGCTGGCGATTCTCTTCGATCAGCCGCCGCAATTTCGCATGGATGAACCTCGTACTTTGCCGCTCGGCCCGCTGCCCGTTGTGCCAGCGGGCTTGCCCGCCGAACTGCTGGGCCGCCGTCCGGACCTGCAAGCGGCCGAGTTTCGTTTGCGCGTGGCGCTGGCCAATGTCGACGCGACACGCCGCAGCTTCTATCCCAGCTTTACGCTAACGGGCAATCTGGGCACGAGCAGCGATTCGCTCGTGCGCGCATTGCAAAACCCGGTGGCGACGCTGGGCCTTGGGCTGGCGCTGCCCTTGATTCAATGGAACACGATGCAGCTCAATGTGAAGGTGTCGCAAAGCCAGTACGACGAGGCTGTGCTGCTGTTCAGGCAGCGGCTGTATGGCGCGCTGGCCGAGGTGGAGAACGCGCTGTCGGCGCGGCAGCAACTGGACGACGAAGCGCAGCAACGTGCGTTGGCGCTAGCCCAGGCGATGCGTGCCGAGACACTGGCACAAATGCGCTTTCGCGCTGGCGCGACCGGGGTCCAGCCCTGGATCGACATGCAGCAAAGCGTGCGCGAAGCCCAGGCGGCGCAGTTGTCGAACCAGCTTAACCGCCTCAATAACCGGATGAACTTGTATAAAGCACTGGGCGGTGGGCAAGGCTAA
- a CDS encoding DUF2783 domain-containing protein has translation MPALNTQPNLTHPDDFYEALIDMHRDCDEAQSQAVNARLILLLANHIGDQAVLLEAMRQARLGAEPGRFPAHD, from the coding sequence GTGCCTGCGTTAAATACCCAGCCCAATCTGACTCATCCCGACGATTTCTATGAAGCGCTCATCGACATGCATCGTGATTGCGACGAAGCGCAAAGCCAGGCGGTCAATGCACGATTGATCCTGCTGCTGGCCAATCACATCGGCGACCAGGCGGTGCTGCTCGAAGCCATGCGCCAGGCGCGGCTTGGCGCCGAACCGGGCCGTTTCCCCGCTCATGACTAG
- a CDS encoding 4'-phosphopantetheinyl transferase family protein, which produces MPAVVPLSVPLRLVSVTHAGPPEVALWQVALRSEDEGAFDVVPDAACLALLSADERRQAQAFQRHEDVLRFVTVRAALRVLLGHALNRAPHTLALTRDAHGRPQLAGAAPGGLDFNVSHAGAYGLIALSTAASVASAASGYRVGVDLEVCRSAFDWRSVAALTLDHEEQAELAALESAAAQRAAFFESWVAKEALLKAAGVGITEGLNIAPLYPRRGEQERVEWRAATQARWPGFAACWVAAPEGYCACLAWSARGA; this is translated from the coding sequence ATGCCTGCTGTTGTGCCGCTGAGTGTGCCGCTGCGGCTCGTGAGCGTCACTCACGCAGGGCCGCCTGAAGTGGCGTTGTGGCAGGTTGCGCTGAGGTCTGAGGACGAGGGCGCCTTCGATGTTGTGCCCGATGCCGCGTGCCTCGCGCTGCTGTCGGCGGACGAGCGGCGCCAGGCCCAGGCCTTCCAGCGCCATGAAGACGTCTTGCGTTTCGTCACCGTGCGCGCCGCGTTGCGTGTGTTGCTCGGCCACGCGCTGAACCGTGCGCCGCACACGCTGGCGCTGACGCGTGACGCTCATGGCCGTCCCCAGCTCGCCGGGGCAGCACCAGGCGGGCTCGATTTCAATGTCTCTCATGCCGGTGCTTACGGCTTGATTGCGCTGTCCACGGCGGCGTCTGTGGCGTCTGCGGCTTCTGGATATCGGGTGGGTGTCGATCTCGAAGTGTGCCGTTCAGCGTTCGACTGGCGCTCGGTGGCGGCGTTGACGCTGGATCATGAGGAACAGGCTGAACTTGCCGCGCTCGAGAGCGCCGCAGCGCAGCGCGCGGCGTTCTTCGAGAGTTGGGTAGCCAAGGAGGCGTTATTGAAGGCCGCTGGCGTAGGCATCACGGAGGGGCTGAATATCGCGCCGCTGTATCCGCGTCGGGGCGAACAGGAGCGGGTCGAATGGCGTGCCGCTACGCAGGCGCGCTGGCCCGGTTTTGCTGCGTGCTGGGTCGCCGCACCCGAGGGCTATTGCGCCTGTCTGGCGTGGTCGGCGCGCGGCGCATAG
- a CDS encoding branched-chain amino acid ABC transporter substrate-binding protein: MNRLFVLGCTVVMLLAGCGKESEADKASARVAAKDAPLVIRIGHAGQLTGPQAHLGKDNEHGVELAIEALNAEHRTLGGKPVRFEMISEDDAASPQQATVVAQRLVDADVAGVVGHWNSGTTIPASAIYAKAGIAQISPSATNPAYTHQGFKTAFRDIANDTIQSQALGRFASETLGAKRIVLIDDRSAASQGQVDEFERTVKTQGATIVAHEYTNDHAVDFRGILTGIKKLTPDLVFYAGMDAQAGPLLKQMHGLGIKTPLLGADGMRTPALISLAGPEVAEGTYASSPGAQKENLPDYADFERRFRARFNTPIQLYAPNSYDATMMLANAMQAAGSAKPADYLPKLAQTDYTGVTGRIRFDPLGDLRNSAITVYQVQGGVWHPVKTFHGADAN; the protein is encoded by the coding sequence ATGAATCGTTTATTCGTATTAGGTTGCACTGTCGTCATGCTGCTGGCGGGCTGTGGCAAAGAGTCTGAAGCGGACAAGGCCAGCGCTCGTGTCGCGGCCAAAGATGCCCCGCTGGTCATCAGGATTGGCCATGCGGGCCAGCTTACGGGGCCGCAAGCGCATTTGGGCAAAGATAATGAGCACGGGGTGGAACTCGCCATCGAGGCCCTGAATGCCGAGCATCGAACCCTCGGCGGCAAACCGGTCCGCTTCGAAATGATTTCGGAAGACGATGCGGCCAGCCCGCAACAAGCCACCGTTGTTGCGCAGCGGCTGGTTGACGCAGACGTTGCCGGCGTAGTCGGGCACTGGAATTCAGGCACCACCATTCCCGCGTCCGCCATTTACGCCAAAGCCGGTATTGCGCAAATCTCGCCCTCGGCAACCAATCCGGCTTACACGCACCAGGGCTTTAAAACGGCATTTCGTGACATTGCCAACGACACCATCCAGAGCCAGGCACTGGGCCGCTTCGCCAGCGAAACCTTGGGGGCTAAACGCATTGTGCTGATCGACGATCGCAGCGCGGCTAGTCAGGGTCAAGTGGATGAATTCGAGCGCACGGTTAAAACGCAGGGCGCAACCATCGTGGCCCATGAATATACGAACGATCATGCGGTTGATTTTCGAGGCATCTTGACCGGCATCAAGAAACTCACACCCGATCTGGTTTTTTACGCGGGAATGGATGCCCAGGCGGGGCCGCTGCTCAAACAGATGCATGGGCTCGGGATAAAAACGCCCCTGCTCGGCGCCGACGGCATGCGCACGCCCGCGTTAATTTCTCTGGCGGGGCCCGAGGTGGCGGAAGGCACTTACGCATCGAGCCCTGGCGCGCAAAAGGAAAACTTGCCTGACTACGCGGATTTTGAACGGCGCTTCCGGGCACGTTTCAATACGCCTATTCAGCTGTATGCGCCCAATAGCTACGATGCCACCATGATGCTGGCCAATGCCATGCAGGCAGCCGGATCGGCAAAGCCAGCGGACTATTTACCCAAGCTGGCACAAACTGACTATACGGGCGTCACGGGACGTATTCGCTTTGATCCGTTGGGCGACCTTCGGAACAGCGCCATCACGGTGTACCAGGTTCAAGGTGGGGTGTGGCATCCCGTGAAAACGTTTCATGGGGCTGACGCGAACTAG
- a CDS encoding RNA polymerase factor sigma-70, translating into MAEAHAQALPSLTRRRSLPVSAACAAPSAAYAAHHGLLVEALIAQRPMLVNLARSFVTCVSLAEDVVHDVLLKLIGFPNQDAIRQPRAYVTRMVRNASIDVCRRQALESTWRACEEDGLNVPSPEPTPETALVTRDALQHAFDALAQLPERTRAAFELVRFSEETLQETARRLNVSQTLVHFMVRDAARHCADCALGRNTAFHRPRAATAMNVPVRVKKSRASNVN; encoded by the coding sequence ATGGCTGAAGCACACGCGCAAGCGCTCCCCAGTCTTACCCGGCGGCGCTCGCTGCCTGTTTCCGCGGCATGCGCCGCTCCCTCGGCGGCGTATGCCGCTCATCACGGTTTGCTGGTGGAGGCATTGATCGCCCAGCGGCCTATGCTGGTCAATCTGGCGCGCTCGTTTGTCACTTGCGTGAGCCTGGCTGAAGACGTGGTTCACGACGTGTTGCTCAAACTGATCGGGTTTCCGAACCAGGACGCGATTCGTCAGCCGCGCGCTTATGTCACCAGGATGGTGCGCAATGCGTCCATTGACGTCTGCCGCCGTCAGGCGCTGGAAAGCACCTGGCGCGCCTGCGAAGAAGACGGCCTGAATGTGCCTTCCCCCGAACCCACTCCTGAAACGGCGCTCGTGACCCGCGACGCGTTGCAGCATGCGTTCGATGCGCTGGCGCAGTTGCCGGAGCGTACCCGGGCGGCATTCGAGCTGGTGCGCTTCAGCGAAGAGACGCTGCAGGAAACCGCGCGCCGGCTCAATGTGTCGCAAACGCTGGTGCATTTCATGGTGCGCGATGCAGCCCGGCATTGCGCCGACTGTGCGCTGGGCCGCAACACCGCGTTTCATCGGCCGCGCGCGGCGACAGCCATGAACGTACCGGTTCGGGTTAAAAAATCGCGTGCCTCAAACGTCAACTGA
- a CDS encoding MbtH family protein, with amino-acid sequence MNPSQSASRASSSPVSSSSSPSAADAADPGETDYTVVINDEEQYSIWPTFRAVPAGWREVGVRGTKTVCLAHIEVVWTDMRPASLRRHLAALEP; translated from the coding sequence ATGAACCCGTCTCAGTCTGCTTCCCGCGCTTCCTCCTCTCCTGTTTCATCCTCTTCTTCCCCGAGTGCTGCTGATGCGGCGGATCCGGGCGAGACGGATTACACCGTCGTGATCAACGACGAAGAACAGTATTCGATCTGGCCGACGTTTCGTGCGGTGCCAGCGGGCTGGCGCGAGGTGGGCGTGCGCGGGACAAAAACCGTGTGCCTGGCACACATTGAGGTGGTCTGGACCGATATGCGTCCGGCTAGCCTGCGGCGTCATCTGGCTGCGCTTGAGCCTTGA
- a CDS encoding ABC transporter ATP-binding protein, with protein MERLADAAAVKVATDSIALAASGLTVGYQDHVVLDELDIALRAGRVTALCGPNGCGKSTLLRTLAGLQPVRHGTVTVAGVPLASYRRRELARTLTLLSQFNQIPAGLSVRELVAYGRYAHRGWLRGLAEEDRHAVDDALAASGLADDAERDVAALSGGERQRAWIALALAQRAPIVLLDEPTTYLDVHHQLDILSELRRLNRERGLTIVWVLHDLNQAAEFSDEMVLLRAGKIIAQGSPDVIINPAPLEATFGVPMLRMAHPQTGAPMCVPAHPAGGAAMKTAVAMDRANAPDDEASAPSTLPSGAERAA; from the coding sequence ATGGAGCGCCTGGCCGACGCCGCTGCCGTGAAGGTGGCAACGGATTCGATTGCCCTCGCGGCGAGCGGGCTGACGGTGGGCTATCAGGATCACGTGGTGCTGGATGAGCTCGATATTGCATTGCGTGCCGGGCGGGTGACCGCGCTGTGTGGCCCGAATGGTTGCGGCAAAAGCACGTTGCTGCGCACGCTGGCGGGTTTGCAGCCAGTGCGGCACGGCACGGTGACGGTAGCGGGTGTGCCGCTGGCGTCGTACCGGCGGCGCGAGCTGGCGCGGACCTTGACCCTGCTGTCGCAGTTCAACCAGATTCCCGCAGGCCTGAGCGTGCGCGAACTGGTGGCGTATGGCCGTTACGCGCACCGTGGCTGGTTGCGCGGTCTTGCTGAGGAAGATCGTCACGCGGTGGACGACGCGCTCGCCGCTAGCGGCCTGGCGGACGACGCCGAACGCGATGTCGCGGCGCTCTCGGGCGGTGAGCGGCAGCGGGCGTGGATTGCGCTGGCGCTGGCGCAACGCGCGCCGATTGTGCTGCTGGACGAGCCCACGACGTATCTCGATGTGCATCACCAGCTCGATATCCTGTCGGAACTGCGGCGCCTGAACCGGGAGCGCGGGCTGACGATTGTCTGGGTGCTGCACGATCTGAACCAGGCCGCTGAGTTCAGCGACGAAATGGTTCTGCTGCGCGCAGGCAAGATCATCGCCCAGGGTAGTCCTGATGTGATCATCAACCCCGCGCCGCTGGAGGCGACCTTTGGTGTGCCGATGCTGCGCATGGCGCATCCGCAGACGGGCGCACCCATGTGCGTGCCCGCTCATCCTGCGGGCGGTGCCGCGATGAAGACTGCGGTTGCGATGGATAGGGCGAATGCTCCGGATGACGAAGCGTCAGCGCCTTCGACCCTGCCTTCCGGCGCGGAGCGCGCTGCATGA
- the fhuB gene encoding Fe(3+)-hydroxamate ABC transporter permease FhuB yields the protein MMSFVARRRVPRTGAMASPRWRTARPNHVVALALSLLLALVALAAWRLVPDGMWLLSSTPAAPFALAPTGLGVSETHALARVLLLDLHLPRVLAAVLAGACLGMAGALFQALTRNPLASPDLLGITGGAQLGLLAAMLVPALAGVASVPLLFVCGLLAAACVGAAAGGWRASPLRMVLAGSICMLLFSSITTLVLAFFEQSIAGVALWATGSLYQPGAAGLINASAWLVLPLCALPFILRSLDPLALGDDAAQTIGVAVPATRFSGLVIAVGFASIAVSLAGPLSYVGLIAPNLLRHWRGAHAARLGALVPLSALAGALLVLATDSAVLALDLDGTLSTGVAIALVGTPLMLAMIRQGGVWSRSPGGAEAPAVQPARGGLGAWLVALPPWAVVAGLALGAVLVLVLGGSLGATFLGPGRWLGAWVADSPNSAAWATADSTARAVLDVRLPRLVCALLAGALLAGSGVLMQSIVRNPLAGPEVLGVTQGAALATLVALLFWPLATHSTMAAASLLGGGTTLAVTLWLNRRTRYAPLAVALTGIVIGTLCTTLAQWIIVQESVQPARFVVWLVGGTYGRSWADVRALLPWCVLTLPAFALLARPLDLLALGDDQAAALGLPVAALRPLALLLATVAACAAVAAVGPIGFVGLMAPHLAALLGARTHRVRLWLAAALGALVLAVADIGARTLLAPREIPAGVLTALVGAPYLLALLVRQTRRERARGR from the coding sequence ATGATGAGCTTCGTGGCCCGTCGCCGCGTGCCGCGCACGGGCGCGATGGCATCTCCGCGCTGGCGTACCGCCCGGCCCAATCATGTTGTTGCGCTCGCACTGTCATTGCTGCTTGCGTTAGTGGCCCTTGCCGCATGGCGTCTTGTGCCTGATGGGATGTGGCTGCTGTCTTCCACGCCTGCCGCGCCGTTCGCCTTGGCGCCAACGGGGCTCGGCGTGAGCGAAACCCATGCGCTGGCGCGTGTGCTGTTGCTCGATCTGCATTTGCCACGCGTACTGGCGGCCGTGCTGGCAGGCGCTTGCCTCGGTATGGCGGGAGCCTTGTTTCAGGCGTTGACGCGCAATCCACTAGCTTCGCCCGATCTGCTTGGCATTACCGGGGGCGCGCAACTCGGTTTGCTGGCGGCGATGCTCGTGCCCGCGCTCGCTGGGGTCGCCTCTGTGCCGCTGCTGTTTGTCTGCGGTCTGCTGGCGGCAGCCTGTGTGGGTGCGGCGGCGGGAGGCTGGCGCGCGAGTCCGCTGCGAATGGTACTGGCAGGCAGTATTTGCATGCTGCTGTTCTCTTCGATCACGACGCTGGTGCTCGCTTTTTTCGAGCAAAGCATTGCCGGTGTCGCGCTCTGGGCTACCGGCAGCTTGTATCAACCTGGCGCCGCGGGCCTCATCAACGCGAGCGCATGGCTGGTGCTGCCGCTCTGTGCATTGCCGTTCATCCTGCGTTCGCTCGATCCGCTGGCGCTCGGTGACGATGCTGCCCAGACGATTGGCGTCGCGGTGCCCGCCACCCGGTTTTCCGGGCTGGTGATCGCCGTGGGTTTTGCCAGCATTGCGGTGAGCCTCGCCGGGCCGCTGTCCTACGTCGGCCTCATCGCGCCGAACCTGCTGCGTCACTGGCGCGGCGCGCATGCGGCCCGGCTGGGCGCGCTCGTGCCGTTGTCGGCGCTGGCGGGTGCGTTGCTTGTGCTGGCGACCGATAGCGCTGTGCTGGCGCTCGATCTCGATGGCACGTTATCGACCGGGGTCGCCATCGCGCTCGTGGGCACGCCGTTGATGCTGGCGATGATTCGCCAGGGCGGTGTGTGGTCGCGCTCGCCGGGCGGGGCCGAAGCGCCTGCCGTGCAGCCTGCGCGGGGAGGCCTGGGAGCATGGCTCGTGGCACTGCCGCCGTGGGCGGTAGTGGCGGGGCTCGCACTGGGTGCGGTGCTGGTGCTGGTGCTCGGCGGCTCGCTGGGGGCGACATTCCTGGGCCCTGGACGCTGGCTTGGGGCTTGGGTAGCGGATAGTCCGAATTCAGCGGCATGGGCCACCGCCGATAGCACGGCGCGCGCGGTGCTCGATGTGCGCTTGCCGAGGTTGGTCTGTGCGTTGCTGGCCGGGGCGCTGCTCGCGGGCAGTGGGGTGCTGATGCAAAGCATCGTGCGCAATCCGCTAGCGGGGCCCGAGGTGCTAGGGGTGACCCAGGGCGCGGCGCTGGCGACGCTCGTCGCCTTGCTGTTCTGGCCGCTGGCGACGCACAGCACGATGGCGGCGGCGTCACTGCTGGGCGGCGGCACGACGCTCGCCGTCACGCTTTGGCTCAACCGGCGCACGCGCTATGCGCCGCTGGCAGTGGCGCTGACGGGGATTGTCATCGGCACGCTGTGTACGACGCTGGCGCAATGGATCATCGTGCAGGAAAGCGTGCAGCCCGCGCGCTTTGTCGTGTGGCTGGTGGGCGGGACCTATGGCCGTAGCTGGGCCGATGTCCGTGCCTTGCTGCCGTGGTGTGTGCTGACGTTGCCCGCCTTTGCGTTGCTGGCGCGGCCGCTCGATTTGCTGGCGCTGGGCGACGATCAGGCCGCCGCGCTCGGTTTGCCGGTGGCCGCATTGCGGCCGCTGGCGCTGTTGCTGGCAACCGTGGCTGCCTGTGCGGCGGTTGCCGCAGTCGGGCCGATCGGTTTTGTGGGTTTGATGGCGCCGCATCTGGCCGCGTTACTCGGTGCACGCACGCATCGCGTGCGCTTGTGGCTGGCCGCTGCCTTGGGGGCGCTGGTCCTGGCGGTCGCCGATATCGGTGCGCGCACGCTGCTCGCACCGCGAGAAATCCCTGCCGGCGTGCTCACCGCGCTGGTGGGCGCGCCTTATCTGCTCGCCTTGCTGGTACGGCAGACGCGCCGCGAACGCGCGCGTGGCCGGTGA
- the fhuF gene encoding siderophore-iron reductase FhuF yields MGQRTPRSAPRAQPFSAWLSASPLADYAAGVWLGPVPEAVQQDRDSVCIPLAQLAQQREVLLETMVQHYGGDPQRHARALLSQWSKYYFRLVVPAALLAALVLQRPLRMSPAQCTLVLRDGLPDALYLSADALGAVTADPAQRYASLCETHLPAVIGMLASLTHIAPRVLWSNAGNLLDWLFEQCAALPDAERDAAWLFSARTLASNAEPNPLRCPVRWVTPCSTQLPTPFRVRRVCCVRYEIPGEDSLCSSCPLLLTLSEDELARQQAVQ; encoded by the coding sequence ATGGGACAACGGACGCCACGCTCTGCTCCTCGCGCGCAGCCCTTCTCGGCATGGTTGTCCGCCTCACCCCTGGCGGACTATGCCGCAGGCGTGTGGCTGGGCCCGGTGCCGGAGGCCGTGCAGCAGGATCGAGACAGTGTCTGCATACCGCTGGCACAGCTCGCGCAACAACGCGAGGTACTGCTTGAGACGATGGTGCAGCATTACGGCGGCGACCCGCAGCGGCATGCGCGGGCGCTGCTCTCGCAATGGAGCAAATACTATTTCCGCCTGGTCGTGCCTGCTGCGCTGCTGGCTGCGCTGGTGCTGCAACGCCCCCTGCGCATGAGCCCCGCGCAATGCACGCTGGTGTTGCGCGATGGCCTGCCCGATGCGCTTTATCTCAGCGCCGATGCGCTGGGGGCGGTCACGGCCGATCCGGCGCAGCGTTACGCCTCGTTGTGTGAAACGCATTTGCCTGCGGTGATCGGCATGCTGGCGAGCTTGACGCACATCGCGCCGCGCGTGCTGTGGAGCAATGCGGGCAATCTGCTGGACTGGCTCTTCGAGCAATGCGCCGCGCTACCGGATGCCGAACGTGACGCGGCATGGCTCTTCAGTGCGCGCACGCTGGCTTCAAATGCTGAACCTAACCCGCTGCGCTGCCCCGTGCGCTGGGTCACGCCATGTTCGACGCAACTCCCCACGCCGTTTCGTGTGCGCCGCGTGTGCTGCGTGCGCTATGAAATCCCAGGAGAAGACTCGCTGTGTTCAAGTTGCCCGCTGCTATTAACGCTGAGCGAAGACGAACTCGCACGCCAGCAGGCGGTGCAATGA
- a CDS encoding iron-siderophore ABC transporter substrate-binding protein, giving the protein MSGSPRRTLAAVARRARLTLTLVAMLVTATAAHAQADARMTSHSAAEVPAPAPACLPLARNPTVSQASAALPSRPRRIVVLEFMFAEALAALDLTPVGMVDVAYYPSWIGYDNARLHTVPDVGTRQEPSLEAIAALKPDLVIGVGFRHAPIFAALDSIAPTVLFQFSPDPVRPAHQPAHDGPAVTTQLDWARQIFRTIACMTGREAEARRVERMLDEGLARDARRLAAAHRQGEPLVLLQELGLPDRYWAYTGNSMAGGVARVLGLPLWPRQPSREGTRYVTSEDLLRQPQATVLMVSATGPEVALAAKLTSPVWRFVPARRAGRVALIERNVWGFGGLMSALRLADTMTDALLALPPPSTLAPVPVQPQGE; this is encoded by the coding sequence ATGAGCGGCTCGCCACGTCGAACCCTGGCTGCCGTGGCGCGGCGGGCGAGGCTGACATTGACGCTCGTGGCCATGCTCGTGACGGCAACGGCAGCCCACGCGCAAGCAGACGCCCGCATGACATCGCACTCTGCCGCTGAGGTTCCGGCTCCGGCTCCGGCTTGCCTGCCGCTGGCACGCAATCCCACGGTATCGCAGGCGAGTGCCGCATTGCCGTCTCGGCCCCGGCGCATCGTCGTGCTGGAATTCATGTTTGCCGAAGCGCTGGCTGCGCTGGATCTGACACCCGTGGGGATGGTCGATGTCGCGTACTACCCCAGCTGGATTGGCTACGACAACGCGCGTTTGCACACGGTGCCCGACGTCGGCACGCGTCAGGAGCCTAGCCTCGAAGCGATTGCAGCGCTTAAGCCCGATCTTGTGATTGGCGTGGGTTTTCGTCATGCACCGATCTTTGCCGCGCTCGATTCGATTGCGCCAACGGTGCTGTTCCAGTTCAGCCCAGACCCGGTTAGGCCCGCGCATCAACCCGCGCATGACGGCCCAGCGGTGACGACCCAGCTTGACTGGGCGCGGCAGATTTTCCGCACGATAGCGTGCATGACCGGGCGCGAAGCCGAGGCACGCCGGGTTGAACGCATGCTCGACGAAGGCCTCGCGCGCGATGCGCGACGGCTGGCTGCGGCACACCGTCAAGGCGAACCGCTGGTGCTGCTACAGGAGCTGGGCTTGCCCGACCGCTACTGGGCCTATACCGGCAACAGCATGGCGGGCGGTGTGGCGCGCGTGCTCGGGCTGCCGTTGTGGCCCCGCCAGCCGAGCCGCGAAGGCACGCGTTACGTCACGTCCGAAGACTTGCTGCGGCAGCCGCAGGCCACGGTGTTGATGGTGAGCGCGACGGGGCCGGAGGTCGCGCTCGCCGCGAAGCTGACATCACCGGTCTGGCGCTTCGTTCCCGCGCGGCGTGCAGGCCGGGTGGCGCTGATCGAACGTAACGTGTGGGGCTTTGGCGGGCTGATGTCTGCCTTGCGGCTGGCCGATACCATGACCGATGCGTTGCTGGCGTTGCCGCCCCCCTCAACCCTGGCGCCTGTGCCCGTCCAGCCCCAGGGCGAATGA